One Sphingomonas limnosediminicola DNA segment encodes these proteins:
- a CDS encoding EF-hand domain-containing protein: protein MRKLFIGSIAAVAIAGTTSAFAQSAPPAPAGVQATSPYMPLPPERPVRPDRAMKMAHPQTRADVQAHVQRMFAMLDTNHDGFVTKAEAEAAHAKMMDGMHAKGMGAEGLPPLPNRSAMFDRLDANHDGVISRQEYLAAKPEIREHRVMVMRNSDGQMHDGAGMRMHAMSMGGHMFDLADANHDGRVTLQEMTAAALQHFDMADTNHDGTLTPEERMQMHQRMRGEHKPG, encoded by the coding sequence GACTTCGGCCTTCGCTCAGTCCGCGCCGCCAGCGCCTGCCGGCGTTCAGGCAACTTCGCCATACATGCCACTTCCGCCGGAACGCCCCGTCCGCCCAGATCGGGCGATGAAGATGGCGCACCCGCAGACTCGCGCCGATGTCCAGGCACACGTCCAGCGCATGTTCGCCATGCTCGATACCAACCACGACGGTTTCGTCACCAAGGCCGAAGCTGAGGCAGCGCACGCCAAGATGATGGATGGCATGCATGCGAAGGGGATGGGCGCTGAGGGCCTTCCGCCGTTGCCCAACCGCAGCGCGATGTTTGACCGTCTCGACGCCAACCATGACGGCGTGATCAGCCGCCAGGAATATCTCGCCGCCAAGCCCGAGATTCGCGAGCATCGCGTCATGGTCATGCGCAATTCCGACGGTCAGATGCATGACGGTGCCGGCATGCGGATGCATGCGATGAGCATGGGCGGACACATGTTCGACCTCGCTGATGCGAACCACGACGGTCGTGTGACGCTTCAGGAGATGACCGCCGCCGCGCTCCAGCATTTCGACATGGCCGACACCAACCATGACGGGACGCTGACGCCGGAAGAGCGCATGCAGATGCATCAGCGCATGCGGGGCGAACATAAGCCCGGCTAG
- a CDS encoding cyclopropane-fatty-acyl-phospholipid synthase family protein — protein sequence MSLIGTLVNKLLSTGSITLHRPGKPPETFGKKGGKHLTVRFTDRKVAFGIVRNPRLGIGEAYMDGRVIIEDGTILDLLELIVGANRWEDKGEGRRALNASKNPLAKLLAKRNDLKRARKNVAHHYDLKDELYDLFLDDDKQYSCAYFTDPKNSLEQAQADKKAHIAAKLDLKPGQRVLDIGCGWGGMALYLHKVAGVDVLGVTLSERQLKVARQRAKAAGVSDHVKFELIDYRLLDEQFDRIVSVGMFEHVGAKHFDEFFAKLRQLLKPDGAALVHTIGKLGGVSKGPDPFTDKWIFPGYHLPSISQMTAASEGARLIVSDLEILRLHYAYTLRHWLERAIKARAEIEAMYDARFFRMWEFYLAGGIVMFENGAACNYQVQYVRDRRALPITRDYMAEAEARYRKLGDVPAKPKKLATKKPRAETTELAK from the coding sequence ATGTCGCTGATTGGAACGCTCGTGAACAAGCTGCTCTCGACGGGCAGCATCACGCTGCATCGGCCGGGCAAGCCGCCGGAAACCTTCGGCAAGAAAGGCGGCAAGCACCTCACCGTCCGCTTCACCGACCGCAAGGTCGCCTTCGGCATTGTCAGGAACCCGCGGCTTGGGATTGGCGAAGCCTATATGGACGGGCGGGTGATCATCGAGGATGGGACGATCCTCGACCTTCTCGAGCTGATCGTCGGCGCGAACCGCTGGGAGGACAAGGGCGAAGGGCGAAGGGCGCTTAACGCCAGCAAGAATCCGCTCGCGAAGCTGCTCGCCAAGCGAAACGACCTGAAGCGCGCGCGCAAGAATGTCGCGCACCATTATGACCTCAAGGACGAGCTCTACGATCTCTTTCTCGACGACGACAAGCAATACAGTTGTGCCTATTTCACCGACCCCAAGAACAGCCTCGAGCAAGCGCAGGCCGACAAGAAGGCGCACATCGCGGCCAAGCTCGACCTGAAGCCGGGGCAGCGCGTGCTCGACATCGGCTGCGGCTGGGGCGGGATGGCGCTGTACCTGCACAAGGTCGCGGGGGTGGACGTTCTGGGCGTCACGCTTTCGGAACGGCAGCTCAAGGTCGCGCGCCAGCGGGCCAAAGCGGCTGGCGTGTCGGACCATGTGAAGTTCGAGCTGATCGATTATCGCCTGCTCGACGAGCAGTTCGACCGGATCGTGTCGGTCGGCATGTTCGAGCATGTCGGCGCCAAGCATTTTGACGAATTCTTCGCCAAACTACGGCAGTTGCTGAAGCCCGATGGCGCTGCGCTGGTGCACACGATCGGCAAGCTCGGCGGCGTTTCAAAGGGGCCGGACCCATTCACCGACAAATGGATTTTCCCGGGATACCATCTGCCGTCGATCAGCCAGATGACGGCGGCGAGCGAGGGTGCGCGCCTGATCGTCAGCGACCTCGAGATCCTCCGGCTGCATTATGCCTACACGCTGCGCCACTGGCTGGAGCGGGCGATTAAGGCGCGCGCTGAGATTGAAGCGATGTACGACGCGCGCTTCTTCCGAATGTGGGAATTCTACCTCGCCGGTGGGATCGTGATGTTCGAGAACGGCGCGGCCTGCAACTATCAGGTGCAGTACGTTCGCGACCGCCGTGCGCTGCCTATCACGCGCGATTACATGGCGGAGGCGGAAGCCCGATATCGCAAGCTGGGGGACGTGCCTGCAAAGCCGAAGAAGCTCGCCACGAAGAAGCCTCGCGCGGAGACGACCGAACTCGCCAAATAG
- a CDS encoding oxygenase MpaB family protein, translating into MLSPVRRALVRQVRATFNDKSKGEKPIPSSDQALFKRGSVIWRVHGDVTSMMVGGIAALLTQMLHPKALAGVWDHSDVAEDQLGRLRRTARFIAVTTYGHRDDAMRVIEKVKSIHERVNGTLPDGTPYRATDPWLLAWVHLAGAINFLDAWRRYGEPGMSVSDQDRYFAESGEVARLLDADPVPQTRDQADRLIAEFRAELRVDERARAYRDFVLKASTRSVAEAPVQALLMRASVDLMPPFARQMHGLSRPIVPPIVRGATFGMAQTLRWAFAGENYRRAD; encoded by the coding sequence ATGCTGTCGCCGGTACGCCGTGCTTTGGTCCGGCAAGTCCGCGCCACCTTCAATGATAAGTCGAAGGGCGAAAAGCCGATCCCGTCGTCGGATCAGGCGCTGTTCAAGCGCGGGTCGGTGATCTGGCGCGTGCATGGCGATGTGACGTCAATGATGGTCGGCGGGATTGCGGCGCTGCTGACGCAAATGCTCCATCCTAAGGCGCTGGCCGGCGTATGGGACCATAGCGACGTTGCCGAGGACCAGCTCGGACGGCTGCGGCGTACCGCGCGGTTCATCGCGGTCACGACCTACGGCCACCGCGACGACGCGATGCGCGTGATCGAGAAGGTGAAGTCGATTCACGAGCGGGTGAACGGGACGCTACCCGACGGGACCCCTTATCGCGCGACCGATCCATGGCTGCTGGCGTGGGTGCACCTCGCGGGCGCAATCAACTTTCTCGATGCGTGGCGGCGCTATGGCGAGCCGGGAATGAGCGTGTCGGATCAGGACCGCTATTTTGCCGAGAGCGGCGAAGTGGCGCGGCTGCTCGACGCCGATCCGGTACCGCAGACTCGCGACCAGGCTGATCGGCTGATCGCTGAATTCCGTGCCGAGCTGCGTGTTGACGAGAGAGCGCGTGCTTATCGCGACTTCGTACTCAAGGCGTCGACGCGTTCGGTGGCGGAAGCGCCGGTCCAGGCACTGCTTATGCGCGCCTCCGTCGATTTGATGCCGCCATTTGCCCGCCAAATGCATGGACTGTCGCGGCCGATCGTACCGCCAATCGTCCGCGGCGCGACGTTCGGCATGGCCCAAACCTTGCGCTGGGCGTTCGCAGGCGAAAATTATCGACGCGCAGACTGA
- the rlmN gene encoding 23S rRNA (adenine(2503)-C(2))-methyltransferase RlmN: MSADTNLMPIAGAIDPVPVPRATTARADGRVELVGLSKDNIRAAFEAAGLESKQAKLRAKQIWHWIYNRGVSDFEAMSDIAKAQRPWFSERFVISRPEVVEAQVSSDGTRKWLLKTHDGHDFEMVFIPDADRGTLCVSSQVGCTLNCRFCHTGTMALVRNLEPAEIVGQVMLARDALGEWPSQPEGRMLTNIVMMGMGEPLYNFDNVRDALKIVMDGDGLGLSRRRITLSTSGVVPMMERAGAEIGVNLAVSLHAVTKEIRDEIVPLNRKYGIEQLLEACAAYPGANNARRITFEYVMLKDKNDSDEDARELVRLIRHYRLPAKVNLIPFNPWGGAPYECSTEERIKSFSNIIFEAGISAPVRTPRGRDIDAACGQLKTAAERKKRSQSVRGTDENGSWSREAA, encoded by the coding sequence ATGAGTGCCGACACCAACCTGATGCCCATTGCGGGCGCGATCGACCCCGTGCCCGTGCCGCGGGCAACGACGGCGCGCGCCGACGGCCGGGTCGAGTTGGTCGGGCTATCGAAGGACAATATCCGCGCCGCATTCGAAGCGGCGGGGCTGGAGTCGAAGCAGGCGAAGCTTCGCGCCAAGCAAATCTGGCACTGGATTTACAACCGGGGCGTCAGCGATTTCGAGGCGATGAGCGACATCGCCAAGGCGCAACGGCCGTGGTTCAGCGAGCGCTTCGTCATCTCGAGGCCCGAGGTCGTCGAGGCCCAGGTGTCGTCTGACGGCACGCGCAAGTGGCTGCTGAAGACCCACGACGGCCACGATTTCGAGATGGTGTTCATCCCCGACGCCGACCGCGGGACTTTGTGCGTGTCGAGCCAGGTCGGCTGCACGCTCAATTGCCGCTTCTGCCACACCGGCACGATGGCGCTTGTGCGTAACCTCGAGCCGGCGGAGATCGTCGGTCAGGTGATGCTTGCCCGCGACGCGCTCGGCGAGTGGCCGAGCCAGCCGGAAGGCCGGATGCTCACCAACATCGTGATGATGGGCATGGGCGAGCCGCTCTACAATTTCGACAATGTCCGGGATGCGCTGAAGATTGTGATGGACGGCGACGGGCTGGGCCTGTCGCGGCGCCGGATCACGTTGTCTACGAGCGGCGTAGTGCCGATGATGGAGCGCGCGGGCGCGGAGATCGGCGTCAACCTTGCTGTGTCGCTGCATGCGGTGACCAAGGAAATTCGCGACGAGATCGTGCCCTTGAACCGCAAGTATGGGATCGAGCAGCTGCTCGAGGCCTGCGCGGCCTATCCGGGCGCGAACAACGCGCGGCGCATCACCTTCGAATATGTGATGCTGAAGGATAAGAACGACAGTGACGAGGATGCGCGCGAGCTGGTGCGGCTGATCCGCCATTATCGGCTGCCGGCCAAGGTCAACCTGATCCCGTTCAACCCGTGGGGCGGCGCGCCTTACGAATGTTCGACCGAGGAACGCATCAAGTCGTTCAGCAACATCATCTTCGAAGCCGGCATCTCGGCGCCGGTGCGCACGCCGCGCGGCCGCGATATCGACGCCGCGTGCGGGCAGCTCAAAACGGCGGCGGAGCGCAAGAAGCGCTCGCAGTCCGTCCGGGGGACGGACGAGAACGGTTCTTGGAGCCGCGAGGCGGCTTAG
- a CDS encoding sulfite exporter TauE/SafE family protein codes for MDIYLPIAGQSVNALLIVILGFLVGLLSGMFGVGGGFLTTPILIFYGIPPTVAVASATTQITGASVSGVMVHMRRGGVDMKMGGVMITGGLMGSFVGAALFRFLQSTGRIDVAIGLMYVAILGSIGALMLKDSLTTLGVIPTKAATKPQRHNRWVASLPLRWRFYSSGIYISPVAPLALGFLAGVLTVFLGIGGGFILVPAMIYLLGMPARVVIGTSLVMILVVSAATTMVHALTTRAVDIVLAGLLLVGGVVGAQYGAILTTRMKPDLLRLALAIIILLVALRMFLGLFWRPDEIFSVEYL; via the coding sequence ATGGACATATACCTTCCGATCGCGGGCCAGTCGGTCAACGCGCTGCTGATCGTCATCCTCGGCTTTCTGGTCGGGCTGCTGTCGGGCATGTTCGGCGTCGGCGGCGGGTTCCTGACTACGCCGATCCTTATCTTTTACGGCATCCCGCCGACTGTGGCGGTCGCTTCGGCCACGACGCAGATCACCGGCGCAAGCGTGTCGGGCGTCATGGTCCACATGCGCCGTGGCGGTGTCGACATGAAGATGGGCGGCGTGATGATCACCGGCGGCCTGATGGGCTCATTCGTCGGCGCTGCGCTGTTCCGCTTCCTCCAATCAACAGGGCGGATCGATGTCGCGATTGGCCTGATGTACGTCGCCATCCTCGGCTCGATCGGCGCATTGATGCTCAAGGATTCGCTGACGACTTTGGGCGTCATTCCCACCAAGGCTGCGACAAAGCCACAGCGGCACAATCGCTGGGTCGCCTCGCTGCCACTTCGGTGGCGCTTCTACAGTTCCGGCATCTATATCTCACCCGTCGCGCCGCTCGCGCTCGGCTTCCTCGCCGGCGTTCTGACCGTCTTTCTCGGCATTGGCGGCGGCTTCATCTTGGTTCCGGCGATGATCTATCTGCTTGGCATGCCGGCGCGCGTGGTAATCGGCACAAGCCTTGTCATGATCCTGGTCGTGAGCGCGGCGACCACGATGGTCCATGCGCTGACCACCCGCGCCGTCGACATCGTCCTCGCGGGCCTGCTCCTGGTCGGCGGCGTCGTCGGTGCCCAATATGGCGCCATCCTGACCACCCGGATGAAACCTGACCTGCTCCGGCTCGCGCTCGCCATCATTATCCTGCTCGTCGCGCTGCGCATGTTCCTCGGCCTGTTCTGGCGTCCGGACGAGATTTTTTCGGTCGAATATCTGTGA
- a CDS encoding TIGR02186 family protein, whose protein sequence is MKVRAASLLLVLLTPLLIAADKPVLVPDISARNVQIRYSFTGAQLLLFGAVVYPGGRSPDHRTDIVVVLRGPVQPILVREKKKIAGIWMNDDSNRFRSAPSFYAVASSRPLTDLVDERTAAIYELGVHNLQLSPGGGALPEKERRFEAGLLDLRRRANLFSESPRGVEITNGVLYRATITIPSQVPVGTYTAETFLIERHKVIAAATRDIEINKSGFERYVALAARRHRLLYGLTAVGMSLFLGWAAAAAFRRRV, encoded by the coding sequence GTGAAGGTCCGCGCCGCCTCATTGCTTCTGGTCCTCCTGACGCCGCTGCTGATCGCCGCCGACAAGCCCGTGCTCGTTCCGGACATTTCCGCGCGCAACGTGCAAATCCGCTACAGCTTCACCGGTGCGCAGCTGCTGCTGTTTGGCGCCGTGGTTTATCCCGGCGGCCGGTCGCCCGACCACCGGACGGACATCGTCGTCGTTCTCCGCGGGCCCGTGCAGCCGATACTCGTCCGCGAAAAGAAGAAGATTGCGGGCATCTGGATGAACGACGATTCCAATCGGTTCCGGTCCGCGCCGTCCTTCTACGCGGTCGCATCGTCGCGACCGCTGACCGACCTCGTCGATGAACGCACCGCTGCGATCTATGAGCTCGGCGTACACAACCTCCAGCTGTCGCCCGGCGGCGGGGCGCTGCCGGAGAAGGAACGCCGCTTCGAGGCCGGTCTGCTCGACCTTCGCCGCCGCGCGAACCTCTTCTCCGAGAGTCCGCGCGGCGTCGAGATCACCAATGGCGTCCTCTACCGCGCCACAATCACCATCCCGAGCCAGGTGCCTGTCGGCACATACACCGCCGAAACCTTCCTGATCGAGCGCCACAAGGTGATCGCCGCGGCAACCCGCGACATCGAGATCAACAAGTCGGGGTTCGAGCGCTACGTCGCGCTAGCGGCCCGCCGGCATCGCTTGCTCTACGGATTAACCGCGGTCGGCATGTCGCTTTTCCTCGGCTGGGCCGCCGCGGCCGCCTTCCGCCGCCGCGTTTAG